Proteins encoded in a region of the Vicia villosa cultivar HV-30 ecotype Madison, WI linkage group LG5, Vvil1.0, whole genome shotgun sequence genome:
- the LOC131605942 gene encoding uncharacterized protein LOC131605942 → MDILTDTVKERTRHTRAYKIPGIDVAGLIGLSSRLEGEVLRDFNHDYGNLLPILNTSFDPMALITLFQFYDPHLRCFTFQDYQLVPTLEEFSYILNIRITDDVPFVRVPEVVRYEKVAEALHMGIKEVERNWKSSGDVSGFYLCFLISKAEDAAKKEQWVDFSRLLAIMIYGIVLFPSREDFVSLAAICVFMNKNPVPTLLADTLFSIHARSKKGGYVVGSCLPLLYRWFMLHLPVRGPFVLKKSSLKWLDRIVNLTSYDIRWNYCVGKVWSIITSCGQYPNVPLMGTRGCISYNPTLAYRQLGYEMERAQNDVEAFESVYFVDGNDPLELEKIACAWTKVHKRDQNTLSKKVPIAMGPYRKWVEARVANLLLPFARSRPLYEQPPTVLSDTVAAELYIQTEADNIKLKSKDREVGLERYFQDCEKAELARKLKHAQGEGSNLTHAQRRSHDLMEESLYRKQQECVKLRRSENNSKRRMQDSEKQLMEEKAKSARLEEELTRLRAQRRGDVGAHPIIRRS, encoded by the coding sequence ATGGACATTCTCACTGATACTGTCAAAGAACGCACGAGGCATACCAGAGCTTATAAGATTCCGGGTATTGATGTTGCGGGGTTGATTGGTTTGAGTTCTCGGTTGGAAGGGGAGGTTCTCCGTGACTTCAATCATGATTATGGCAATTTGCTCCCCATCCTCAATACATCTTTTGATCCAATGGCTTTGATCACCCtatttcagttctatgatccgcaCTTGAGGTGTTTTACGTTTCAAGACTATCAATTGGTGCCAACACTCGAGGAGTTTTCTTACATACTCAACATACGGATCACTGATGATGTACCTTTTGTTCGGGTTCCCGAGGTTGTGAGATATGAAAAGGTAGCCGAAGCTCTTCACATGGGTATTAAAGAGGTGGAAAGAAATTGGAAGTCATCGGGCGATGTTTCTGGTTTCTATCTTTGCTTTTTGATTAGTAAGGCTGAGGATGCGGCTAAGAAGGAGCAGTGGGTTGATTTTAGTCGTTTGCTTGCTATCATGATCTATGGTATTGTCTTATTCCCATCAAGAGAAGACTTTGTGAGTTTGGCGGCGATTTGTGTCTTTATGAACAAAAACCCCGTTCCAACGTTGCTTGCGGATACTCTTTTTTCGATCCATGCGAGAAGTAAGAAAGGAGGATATGTTGTTGGTTCTTGTCTTCCGTTGTTGTATCGGTGGTTCATGTTGCATTTGCCGGTGAGAGGACCTTTTGTGCTCAAGAAGAGCTCTCTTAAGTGGTTAGATAGGATTGTTAACCTCACATCTTATGATATCAGATGGAACTATTGTGTGGGGAAGGTTTGGAGCATTATCACTAGTTGCGGTCAGTATCCCAACGTTCCTCTCATGGGAACCAGAGGTTGTATTAGTTACAATCCCACGCTCGCCTATCGTCAATTGGGATATGAAATGGAAAGGGCTCAGAATGATGTAGAAGCATTTGAATCAGTGTACTTTGTTGATGGTAATGATCCTTTGGAGCTAGAAAAGATAGCATGTGCTTGGACTAAAGTTCACAAAAGAGATCAAAATACTTTGAGCAAGAAAGTTCCTATTGCCATGGGTCCTTACCGAAAGTGGGTTGAAGCAAGAGTGGCAAATCTATTGTTACCATTTGCGAGGTCACGCCCATTGTATGAGCAACCTCCCACGGTTTTATCAGATACAGTTGCGGCTGAACTCTATATTCAAACCGAAGCGGACAACATCAAGCTGAAATCAAAGGACCGAGAGGTTGGCTTGGAGAGGTATTTTCAAGATTGTGAAAAGGCGGAGTTGGCTCGTAAGCTCAAGCATGCGCAAGGTGAAGGTTCAAACTTGACACACGCTCAAAGGCGATCTCATGACTTGATGGAAGAAAGCTTGTACCGAAAACAACAGGAATGTGTGAAGTTGCGAAGGTCCGAAAACAATAGCAAGAGAAGGATGCAGGATTCAGAAAAACAATTGATGGAAGAGAAAGCCAAGTCTGCTCGACTTGAAGAAGAATTAACAAGACTCCGAGCCCAACGGAGAGGAGATGTGGGAGCTCATCCTATTATCAGGCGATCCTAG